Proteins co-encoded in one Kribbella solani genomic window:
- a CDS encoding PucR family transcriptional regulator, translating into MFVAEESGGPTLGRVIDYLGSTLLEVIAGRVRADAGMDRVVIHDPDAPPEVLERAIVLAVGVSGPAAVRDLVLAMAQGGATCVMARLPVDLDDAGRQAIEDSGVVLVGLARGASWAHIVVLLRSMLTVDDLAADAAVLPGDSQGDLFTLATAVSALLDAPVTIEDLNSNVLAFSANQDQADDSRKEGILGRRVPERYTRELAVRGVFRRVYSSAEPIYVEAFHEGDLSRVAVRVCAGDEVLGSMWAAVTEPLGPDRMRAFMDSSKLVALQLLRHRAGADVERRLRTDLVATLIEGGPRAREAAERLGLAGGSSCVLAFGLADLGDALGQETVLQKARAALSVHLAAVQPSSATALIGGILYGVLRVRGAGDTAERRVVDVAEEFLARLSNSDLMMVGIGRIADRPEEVSLAAGDAVRALRVIRSGQVAGRTARASDVAVQALLLDASGLAAHQHWQASRGLAALIAHDEARDSCLLDTLRAWLEAFGDVYAAAAAVHVHANTFRYRLRRVTEVSGLDFGDSEVRFATMVELRILALMNGQRGAIGRIEQGRAR; encoded by the coding sequence ATGTTTGTCGCTGAGGAGAGCGGCGGCCCGACTCTCGGCCGCGTGATCGATTACCTCGGGAGCACTCTGCTCGAGGTCATCGCGGGCCGGGTCAGGGCCGACGCCGGCATGGACCGAGTGGTGATCCACGACCCGGACGCGCCGCCGGAGGTACTGGAGCGGGCGATCGTGCTGGCCGTCGGCGTCTCCGGACCGGCGGCCGTGCGCGACCTGGTGCTGGCCATGGCGCAAGGGGGCGCGACCTGCGTGATGGCACGGCTTCCGGTGGATCTCGACGACGCCGGACGGCAGGCGATCGAAGACTCCGGAGTGGTGCTGGTCGGCCTCGCCCGGGGCGCATCCTGGGCGCACATCGTGGTCCTGCTCCGCTCGATGCTGACCGTCGACGATCTCGCCGCGGATGCCGCGGTGTTGCCCGGCGACTCGCAGGGTGACCTCTTCACGCTGGCGACGGCGGTGTCCGCGCTGCTCGACGCACCGGTGACGATCGAGGACCTGAACTCGAACGTACTGGCGTTCTCCGCCAACCAGGATCAGGCCGACGACTCGCGCAAGGAAGGCATCCTCGGCCGCCGGGTCCCGGAGCGGTACACCCGCGAGCTCGCCGTACGTGGCGTCTTCCGCCGGGTCTACAGCAGCGCCGAGCCGATCTATGTCGAAGCGTTCCACGAGGGTGACCTGTCCAGGGTCGCGGTCCGGGTGTGCGCCGGCGACGAGGTGCTCGGCTCGATGTGGGCCGCGGTCACCGAGCCGCTCGGACCGGACCGGATGCGGGCGTTCATGGACTCCTCGAAGCTGGTCGCGCTGCAGTTGCTGCGGCACCGCGCCGGAGCCGACGTCGAACGCCGGTTGCGGACCGACCTGGTCGCCACCTTGATCGAGGGCGGTCCCCGGGCCCGCGAGGCCGCCGAGCGTCTCGGGCTGGCCGGCGGTTCGTCCTGCGTCCTCGCCTTCGGACTCGCGGACCTCGGTGACGCGCTCGGTCAGGAAACTGTTCTGCAGAAGGCACGCGCGGCGCTGTCGGTGCACTTGGCCGCCGTCCAGCCGAGCTCGGCGACGGCGCTGATCGGTGGCATCCTGTACGGCGTACTGCGGGTGCGCGGGGCCGGCGACACGGCCGAGCGCCGAGTGGTGGACGTCGCCGAGGAATTCCTGGCCCGGTTGTCGAACTCCGACCTGATGATGGTCGGCATCGGCAGGATCGCGGACCGGCCCGAGGAGGTCTCGCTCGCCGCTGGCGACGCGGTCCGGGCGCTACGGGTGATTCGCAGCGGGCAGGTCGCGGGGCGGACCGCTCGTGCCTCCGACGTCGCCGTCCAGGCGCTCCTACTGGACGCTTCCGGCCTGGCCGCCCACCAGCACTGGCAGGCCTCGCGGGGTCTGGCCGCGCTGATCGCACACGACGAGGCCCGCGACTCCTGCCTGCTAGACACCCTGCGCGCCTGGCTCGAGGCGTTCGGCGACGTCTACGCGGCGGCCGCCGCGGTCCACGTGCACGCGAACACTTTCCGGTACCGGCTGCGCCGGGTCACCGAGGTCAGTGGGCTCGACTTCGGCGACTCCGAGGTCCGCTTCGCCACGATGGTCGAGCTGCGGATCCTCGCTCTGATGAACGGTCAGCGCGGAGCGATTGGTCGGATCGAACAGGGTCGGGCGCGCTAG
- a CDS encoding oligopeptide/dipeptide ABC transporter ATP-binding protein — MSRLEVVDADVTFGHGADRTVAVAGANLAVPAGAVIGLVGESGSGKSTLARAIVGLVPLTRGSVRLDGRDALRSGRGPRPIQMVFQEPSSSLDPRMTIGESVGEPMVRRLSRAARTAKVAELLGLVGIDPARALHRPAAFSGGQKQRIALARALAAEPSVVIADEITSALDVSVQGTVLNVVREVQRALGFSMLFISHDFAVVRYISDAIGVMYRGKIVELAPTEDLVGSPQHPYTQALLASVPRLGAPRTAAPAAPAAPAAPDGPDEQSTAGCGFVARCGRYAELGPAGRRCVEDDPLVDAAQRLHQAACHWVAGAVL; from the coding sequence GTGAGCAGGCTGGAAGTGGTCGACGCTGACGTGACCTTCGGGCACGGGGCCGACCGGACAGTGGCGGTGGCGGGTGCGAACCTGGCGGTCCCCGCCGGCGCGGTGATCGGGCTCGTCGGTGAAAGTGGGTCGGGAAAGTCGACGCTCGCCCGGGCGATCGTCGGCCTGGTCCCGCTGACGCGGGGATCGGTACGGCTCGACGGCAGGGATGCGCTGCGCTCCGGTCGTGGCCCGCGCCCGATTCAGATGGTGTTCCAGGAACCGTCGTCGTCGCTCGACCCGCGGATGACGATCGGCGAGTCGGTCGGCGAGCCGATGGTCCGCCGGCTGTCCCGGGCGGCCCGGACCGCGAAGGTCGCCGAGCTGCTGGGGCTGGTCGGCATCGACCCGGCCCGGGCGCTCCATCGTCCGGCGGCCTTCTCCGGCGGGCAGAAGCAGCGGATCGCGCTCGCCCGGGCGCTCGCGGCCGAGCCTTCGGTTGTCATTGCCGACGAGATCACCAGCGCGCTGGACGTCTCGGTCCAGGGCACGGTGCTGAACGTCGTCCGGGAGGTCCAGCGGGCGCTGGGCTTCTCGATGCTATTCATCTCCCACGACTTCGCGGTGGTCCGTTACATCAGCGACGCGATCGGCGTCATGTACCGCGGCAAGATCGTCGAACTCGCCCCGACCGAGGACCTCGTCGGCTCACCCCAACACCCCTACACCCAGGCACTCCTGGCCTCGGTACCGCGGCTCGGTGCACCACGGACGGCCGCACCGGCCGCACCGGCCGCACCGGCCGCACCGGATGGGCCGGATGAGCAGAGTACGGCAGGCTGTGGCTTCGTTGCCCGGTGCGGGCGGTACGCCGAGCTCGGTCCGGCCGGTCGTCGCTGTGTCGAGGACGATCCGCTGGTGGACGCCGCGCAGCGGCTGCACCAGGCTGCATGTCACTGGGTGGCCGGGGCGGTCCTCTGA
- a CDS encoding ABC transporter permease, which translates to MATIQTRRPVARTWSLRAHPWLYFVSRRTGRLLASLAVLVTAAFLMIHLIPGDPVRSSLGLDAPASLVESRRHELGLDDPLWRQYLDYLGRLVHGDLGRSLLTGNPVSSTVRDRLPATVQIAAISFVLVIAIAIPLGLVAAVRTRGGRRRGLDLGFASVTSLAAAVPEFLLAVGLVYVFAVRLGWAPVAGHAGLSSYVLPVVALSLGPAGALARIVRVEVNAVLDQDYIRTARAKRLPDRLIYLRHALPNALTATLTLGGLLLMGLIAGSVLVENVFAWPGLGSTIVQSILNKDYPVVQAVVLVYGVGVLLANLVVDVLLAVLDPRSTIRTA; encoded by the coding sequence ATGGCGACGATCCAGACAAGACGGCCCGTTGCGCGGACCTGGAGTCTGCGAGCGCACCCGTGGCTGTACTTCGTCTCCAGGCGGACAGGGCGGCTGCTCGCCTCGCTCGCGGTCCTGGTCACCGCGGCGTTCCTGATGATCCATCTGATTCCCGGTGATCCGGTGCGGTCCTCGCTAGGCCTCGACGCGCCCGCTTCGCTGGTCGAATCGCGGCGGCACGAACTCGGCCTCGACGATCCCCTCTGGCGGCAGTACCTGGACTACCTCGGCCGGCTCGTACACGGTGATCTGGGCCGGTCGCTGCTGACCGGGAACCCGGTCAGCAGCACGGTCCGGGACCGGTTGCCGGCCACTGTCCAGATCGCGGCGATCAGCTTCGTCCTGGTGATCGCGATCGCGATTCCGCTCGGCCTCGTCGCCGCGGTCCGCACCCGCGGCGGCCGGCGGCGCGGTCTTGATCTCGGATTCGCCAGCGTGACCTCGCTGGCTGCGGCCGTCCCGGAGTTCCTGCTGGCGGTCGGGCTGGTTTATGTCTTCGCCGTCCGGCTCGGCTGGGCGCCTGTCGCTGGGCACGCCGGCTTGTCCTCGTACGTGTTGCCGGTGGTGGCGCTGAGCCTGGGGCCTGCGGGCGCGCTCGCCCGGATCGTCCGGGTCGAGGTGAACGCCGTACTCGACCAGGACTACATCCGGACCGCTCGGGCCAAGCGGTTGCCGGACCGGCTGATCTATCTGCGGCACGCGCTGCCGAACGCGCTGACAGCGACGCTGACGCTCGGCGGGCTGCTGCTGATGGGCCTGATCGCCGGCAGTGTGCTCGTCGAGAACGTCTTCGCCTGGCCCGGCCTCGGCAGCACCATCGTCCAGTCGATTCTGAACAAGGACTACCCGGTGGTCCAGGCGGTGGTCCTGGTGTACGGCGTCGGCGTGCTGCTGGCCAACCTCGTGGTGGACGTTCTGCTGGCGGTACTCGACCCGCGCTCGACGATCAGGACGGCCTGA
- a CDS encoding dipeptide/oligopeptide/nickel ABC transporter permease/ATP-binding protein yields MTSDFRRRRRSAARTVRGPWATVLRTPLGATGAGLILAFVVLALLAPMVWGDAATRIDVHGTAGVHLLGTDALGRDVLARVLVASRLSISLTLLATVIGLTLGIVLGAAPSVLGRRGGRAVIAAINLAVAFPGLLLVLFFAVVFGVGVRGAVLAIGLAMAPSFGRLTHTLAASVAGRDYVAAARLAGAGRLRLLFRHILPNIAEPLVVNATISAGGALLTFSGLSFLGIGVQAPSYDWGRLLNEGLNKIYTQPAAALAPGVAVVLAGLGFSIFGEMAAKVLGGNVARPHRDTAGDTAAADALAGRQPTAAAGEEVLVVESLRVRIPGPAGWVTPVQDVTFSIRPGEIVGLVGESGSGKSLTAMATAQLLEAPVAASAARLDFLGESLLTGRRSGHRTLLGTTMALVFQDPMSSLNPSKLVGRQLAEVAEVHAGANRRDAMALAVERLGSVRLPRPGLRARQYPHELSGGMRQRAMIGMGLMGTPRLVIADEPTTALDATVQQQILHLFQEIRDEHGTAILLISHDLAVVEQICDRLLVMYAGRVVEELPARALEDARHPYTRALFSAVPQLDADRTAPLAVIDGAPPDSGAVVAGCAFADRCRVATDRCRTDGPALAQHDGDGAVACWYPQSEPITLTRRPV; encoded by the coding sequence ATGACCTCTGACTTCCGACGCCGGCGGCGGTCCGCGGCGCGCACAGTACGTGGACCTTGGGCGACGGTCCTGCGGACGCCGCTGGGAGCGACCGGGGCCGGCCTGATCCTGGCCTTCGTGGTGCTCGCCCTGCTGGCGCCGATGGTCTGGGGCGACGCGGCGACCAGAATCGACGTGCACGGTACGGCGGGCGTGCACCTGCTGGGTACCGACGCGCTCGGGCGGGATGTCCTCGCGCGGGTGCTGGTCGCCTCCCGGCTCTCGATCAGCCTCACGCTCCTGGCGACGGTGATCGGGCTGACCCTCGGGATTGTGCTGGGTGCCGCGCCGTCGGTGCTCGGCCGGCGCGGTGGGCGGGCGGTGATCGCGGCGATCAACCTGGCGGTGGCTTTCCCGGGTTTGCTGCTGGTGCTGTTCTTCGCGGTGGTCTTCGGCGTCGGTGTGCGGGGCGCGGTCCTGGCGATCGGCCTCGCCATGGCTCCCTCGTTCGGCCGGTTGACCCACACGCTCGCGGCGTCCGTGGCCGGCCGGGACTACGTGGCGGCCGCGCGCCTCGCCGGCGCGGGGCGGCTGCGGCTGCTGTTCCGGCACATCCTGCCGAATATCGCCGAGCCGCTCGTGGTGAACGCGACGATCAGTGCCGGCGGCGCATTGCTGACGTTCTCCGGTCTGTCCTTCCTGGGGATCGGCGTCCAAGCTCCGTCGTACGACTGGGGCCGGCTGCTGAACGAAGGTCTGAACAAGATCTACACGCAACCGGCCGCGGCGCTGGCGCCGGGCGTCGCCGTCGTACTGGCCGGCCTCGGATTCAGCATCTTCGGCGAGATGGCGGCCAAGGTGCTCGGTGGGAACGTGGCCCGCCCGCACCGGGACACCGCCGGCGACACCGCCGCCGCCGACGCGCTCGCGGGCCGGCAGCCTACCGCCGCCGCTGGCGAGGAGGTCCTGGTGGTGGAGAGTCTCCGCGTCCGGATCCCGGGGCCGGCCGGCTGGGTGACTCCGGTGCAGGACGTTACCTTCAGCATCCGCCCGGGCGAGATCGTCGGGCTCGTCGGCGAGTCGGGCAGCGGCAAGAGCCTCACGGCGATGGCGACGGCCCAGTTGCTCGAGGCGCCGGTCGCGGCCTCCGCCGCGCGGCTGGACTTCCTGGGTGAGTCGCTGCTGACCGGCAGGCGGAGCGGCCACCGGACGCTTCTCGGGACCACGATGGCGCTGGTCTTCCAGGATCCGATGTCCTCGCTGAACCCGTCCAAGCTGGTCGGCCGGCAGTTGGCCGAGGTGGCCGAGGTACACGCGGGCGCCAACCGGCGGGACGCGATGGCGCTGGCCGTCGAACGGCTCGGCTCGGTCCGGCTGCCGCGGCCGGGCCTCCGCGCCCGCCAGTATCCGCACGAGCTCTCCGGCGGGATGCGTCAGCGCGCCATGATCGGCATGGGGCTGATGGGTACGCCCCGGCTGGTCATCGCGGACGAGCCGACGACCGCGCTGGACGCGACCGTGCAGCAGCAGATCCTGCACTTGTTCCAGGAGATCCGCGACGAACACGGCACCGCGATCCTGCTGATCTCGCACGATCTCGCCGTGGTCGAGCAGATCTGCGACCGCCTCTTGGTGATGTACGCCGGCCGCGTCGTCGAGGAACTGCCCGCTCGGGCCCTCGAGGACGCCCGGCACCCCTATACCCGGGCGCTGTTCTCCGCGGTGCCGCAGCTCGATGCGGACCGCACCGCGCCGTTGGCGGTGATCGACGGCGCGCCACCCGACTCCGGCGCGGTTGTAGCCGGTTGTGCTTTCGCGGATCGCTGCCGGGTCGCGACCGATCGTTGCCGGACCGACGGTCCCGCCCTGGCCCAGCACGACGGCGACGGCGCTGTCGCCTGCTGGTATCCGCAGTCCGAACCAATCACCTTGACCAGGAGACCCGTGTGA
- a CDS encoding tryptophan 2,3-dioxygenase family protein produces the protein MTRSAPSDDGVRPYSTAAGCPVAPAGATTYASFLNVDALLALQEPGEAHDRLLFVVIHQSHELWFKLLLHELDHAVSLAGRRSYRVAMVPVRRINWIVRSMIAQWDVLDTMTPRGYLEFRDALESGSGFQSAQFREIEFTAGLPDRGYVASPWLSDDERGRLSRRLEQPTLRQTFLDAVATTGQSMVELLRDPVDPELGDFAETLADFDELFALWRSRHVLAVERQIGAKPGTGRSSGVEYLRSTTTRRFFPEIWEARSIL, from the coding sequence GTGACCCGATCAGCCCCTTCGGACGACGGCGTCCGGCCGTACTCGACCGCAGCCGGTTGCCCGGTCGCCCCGGCCGGAGCGACCACCTATGCTTCGTTCCTCAACGTGGACGCCCTGCTCGCCTTGCAGGAGCCCGGCGAAGCCCACGACCGCCTGCTCTTCGTGGTCATCCACCAGTCGCACGAGCTCTGGTTCAAGCTGCTGCTGCACGAGCTCGATCACGCGGTGTCCCTGGCCGGCCGGCGGTCCTACCGGGTGGCGATGGTGCCGGTACGCCGGATCAACTGGATCGTGCGCTCGATGATCGCGCAGTGGGACGTGCTGGACACGATGACGCCGCGCGGGTACCTGGAGTTCCGCGACGCCCTGGAGAGCGGCAGCGGATTCCAGTCCGCGCAGTTCCGGGAGATCGAGTTCACGGCCGGGTTGCCTGATCGTGGGTACGTCGCCTCGCCGTGGCTGAGCGACGACGAGCGCGGCCGGCTGTCCCGGCGTCTGGAGCAGCCGACGCTGCGGCAGACGTTCCTGGATGCGGTGGCGACCACCGGGCAGTCGATGGTCGAGCTGCTGCGCGACCCCGTCGACCCGGAGCTCGGTGACTTCGCCGAGACGCTGGCCGACTTCGACGAGTTGTTCGCGCTCTGGCGGTCCCGGCACGTGCTGGCCGTGGAACGCCAGATCGGGGCGAAGCCGGGTACCGGCAGGTCCTCGGGCGTCGAGTACCTCCGGTCGACGACCACCCGCCGGTTCTTCCCCGAGATCTGGGAAGCCCGCAGCATCCTCTGA
- a CDS encoding threonine/serine dehydratase — translation MEIIETVTLQDIRLAADRIAGACLRTPVVRLPENGPAGGAWLKLESLQRTGSFKLRGASNALAQLDENQRRAGVVTHSSGNHGQAVACAAASLGVAATVVMPDVASPWKIARTQAWGAEVVLRPAAETVQLAHELARGTGACLIPPFDDARIIAGQGTVGLELLEQIPEPPAVLVPVGGGALVSGIATAVKLTLAGTRVIAVEPELAGDLAEGFRAGERRTWSTDLTGRTIADGVRSSAVGMLPWAHITRYVDAVLTVTEDGIRTAVRLLAEVGKLVVEPSAAVTTAALLEHPGRIPAGSVAVVTGGNVDLDSFSRLLAR, via the coding sequence GTGGAGATCATCGAAACCGTCACCCTGCAAGACATCCGTCTGGCCGCGGACCGGATCGCCGGCGCGTGCCTGCGAACGCCGGTGGTCCGGCTGCCTGAGAACGGCCCCGCCGGGGGTGCTTGGCTCAAGCTCGAATCGCTGCAACGCACCGGATCGTTCAAGCTCCGCGGCGCGAGCAACGCGCTCGCGCAGCTGGACGAGAATCAGCGCCGCGCGGGGGTGGTCACGCATTCGTCCGGCAATCACGGCCAGGCGGTCGCCTGCGCCGCCGCCTCGCTCGGAGTGGCTGCGACCGTGGTGATGCCGGACGTGGCGTCGCCATGGAAGATCGCCCGCACCCAGGCTTGGGGCGCCGAGGTGGTACTCCGGCCCGCGGCAGAGACGGTCCAACTCGCCCACGAACTGGCCCGCGGCACCGGGGCATGCCTGATACCGCCGTTCGACGACGCCCGCATCATCGCCGGGCAGGGCACAGTCGGGCTGGAGCTGCTGGAGCAGATCCCCGAGCCACCGGCCGTGCTCGTCCCCGTCGGAGGTGGCGCTCTCGTCTCCGGTATCGCGACCGCGGTGAAGCTGACCCTGGCCGGCACTCGTGTCATCGCTGTGGAGCCCGAGCTGGCCGGCGACCTGGCCGAAGGGTTCCGGGCCGGTGAACGGCGGACGTGGTCCACCGATCTGACCGGGCGGACGATCGCCGACGGCGTGCGCTCGAGTGCCGTAGGAATGTTGCCCTGGGCACACATCACGCGGTATGTCGACGCGGTGCTCACCGTGACCGAGGACGGCATCCGCACAGCCGTCCGGCTGCTCGCCGAAGTCGGCAAGCTCGTCGTCGAGCCGAGTGCCGCGGTCACCACCGCGGCGCTGCTCGAGCACCCCGGCCGAATCCCGGCGGGAAGCGTCGCGGTGGTCACCGGAGGCAACGTCGACCTCGACTCGTTCAGCCGGCTGCTGGCTCGGTAA
- a CDS encoding S9 family peptidase has protein sequence MSGSVQQETLWNLEVPEEPVLSPDGQRIVYVLRGHDRTADRVVRSLWCRGLDGSSYRLTDGQDDRAPAWAPNGRSVAFLRGRPAQLCLLDVDGGPDQPRTLVGSGESAGRPVWSPDGGAIAFTTVCKMLGRNEPMVSDRVDYQFDGAGLVGDLRRELRVLEPVTGTSRAVSAGHRWCGDPSWSPDGRWLAFTAGGSGDADLTFRTEAFLASSDSGDLVEHAVAPGVVARGLVTWTPDGEGLLAVVARPRANHELVRISVRSGGSVPLTASLDRNVLRGEPGYPGAAPVVSGDRVLFIARDAGAGRLYEVPVTGGAVREVEIGAGASASGLTASGGTVALVRRTPTSYGELVVLEDGRSAHAVVCADRKPPVVAQPREFTAPDGATIQGWVLRSPDATQPQPLLLDVHGGPHNSWDGCADEVHLYQQELVSRGWTVVLANPRGSDGYGAAFCHAIAGRWGLADADDLYAVVDALVADGSADSSRLAVSGYSYGGYMACYLTAHDRRFRAAVAGGLVCDLGGVVGTSDVGVATALDEFVGLPWDAPDGYAAMSPWSRVGAVETPTLVMHGAADLRCPLGQAQQWHAALRARRVPSRLVLYPEAGHLFLVEGRPSYREHYSTAVVDWLSTWVGDDAIR, from the coding sequence ATGAGCGGATCGGTCCAGCAGGAAACCCTGTGGAACCTGGAGGTTCCGGAGGAGCCGGTGCTGTCACCGGACGGGCAGCGGATCGTGTACGTGCTGCGCGGTCACGACCGCACCGCCGACCGGGTGGTCCGCTCGCTGTGGTGCCGTGGTCTCGACGGCAGCTCCTACCGGCTGACCGACGGCCAGGACGACCGGGCGCCGGCGTGGGCACCGAACGGCCGCTCGGTCGCGTTCCTGCGCGGGCGTCCTGCGCAGCTGTGCCTGCTCGACGTCGACGGCGGGCCGGACCAGCCGCGTACGCTCGTCGGGTCGGGGGAGAGCGCAGGCCGGCCGGTGTGGAGTCCGGACGGCGGAGCGATCGCCTTCACTACGGTCTGCAAGATGCTGGGGCGGAACGAGCCGATGGTCTCCGACCGAGTCGACTACCAGTTCGACGGTGCCGGACTGGTTGGCGACCTTCGTAGGGAGCTACGGGTGCTGGAGCCGGTGACGGGGACGAGTCGTGCTGTCAGCGCGGGACACCGTTGGTGTGGCGACCCCTCCTGGTCCCCCGATGGGCGGTGGCTGGCGTTCACCGCGGGCGGGTCCGGAGATGCGGATCTGACCTTCCGCACCGAGGCGTTCCTGGCGTCGTCCGACAGCGGTGACCTGGTGGAGCACGCGGTCGCACCGGGCGTCGTCGCCCGCGGGCTGGTGACCTGGACGCCCGACGGGGAGGGGCTGCTCGCAGTGGTGGCCCGCCCTCGTGCGAACCATGAGCTGGTGCGGATATCGGTCCGCTCAGGAGGATCGGTTCCGCTGACCGCTTCCCTGGACCGCAATGTGCTTCGCGGCGAGCCCGGCTACCCAGGAGCGGCGCCGGTGGTCAGCGGAGACCGCGTCCTGTTCATCGCACGCGACGCCGGCGCCGGGAGGCTGTACGAGGTGCCTGTCACCGGCGGCGCCGTCCGCGAGGTCGAGATCGGCGCGGGGGCGAGTGCGTCCGGGCTGACTGCCTCGGGCGGCACGGTGGCGCTGGTGCGTCGTACGCCCACGTCGTACGGCGAGCTCGTCGTACTCGAGGATGGCCGATCCGCCCATGCGGTGGTGTGCGCCGACCGGAAACCACCCGTCGTGGCGCAGCCAAGGGAGTTCACCGCACCGGACGGGGCCACGATCCAAGGCTGGGTGCTGCGTTCTCCGGACGCCACCCAACCGCAGCCGCTGCTGCTCGACGTACACGGTGGTCCGCACAACTCGTGGGACGGCTGTGCCGACGAGGTGCACCTGTACCAGCAGGAACTGGTTTCCCGCGGGTGGACAGTGGTGCTCGCCAACCCACGCGGGAGCGACGGCTATGGAGCCGCGTTCTGCCATGCCATCGCGGGACGCTGGGGTCTGGCCGATGCCGATGACCTGTACGCCGTCGTGGATGCTCTCGTCGCCGACGGGTCAGCGGATTCCAGTCGGCTCGCGGTGAGCGGCTACAGCTACGGCGGTTACATGGCCTGCTATCTGACAGCGCACGATCGCCGGTTCCGGGCCGCCGTCGCCGGCGGGCTCGTCTGCGACCTCGGCGGAGTGGTCGGCACCTCCGACGTGGGCGTGGCAACGGCGTTGGATGAGTTCGTCGGCCTGCCCTGGGACGCGCCCGACGGCTACGCGGCGATGTCGCCTTGGAGTCGGGTCGGTGCCGTCGAGACCCCGACCCTGGTGATGCACGGCGCGGCCGACCTGCGCTGTCCGCTCGGCCAGGCCCAGCAGTGGCACGCGGCTCTGCGGGCCCGGCGGGTGCCCAGCCGGCTGGTCCTGTACCCCGAGGCCGGCCACCTGTTCCTTGTCGAAGGCCGGCCGTCGTACCGCGAGCACTACTCCACTGCAGTGGTGGACTGGCTGAGTACCTGGGTCGGGGACGACGCCATCAGGTGA
- a CDS encoding aminotransferase class V-fold PLP-dependent enzyme, with protein sequence MTTRKLTDPSYADALDHATDLGATHERFLLPPGRIYLDGNSLGALPAGVPERVARAIRHEWGDGLIGSWLDAGWAGLADGVAAKLAPLLGVDPADIQLGDSTSVTLFKTLYAACRRRPDRRTILVDPTTFPTDGYVARGVADALGLELRWSEPGDPAAALDEHVAVLLVNHVDFRTGALLDLRETARAAHAAGALLLADICHSAGSVPMTLLDDDVDLAVGCTYKYLNGGPGAPAFGWVTPRLHAGLTHPIPGWWGHAEPFAMSLEYQPAAGAARMASGTPPVIALTALDAALDAFAGVEPAALRARSLSLTDYFIALVDDQCGTSVEVVTPRDGHRRGSQVSLRHPAAYGVVQALIARGVVGDFRAPDIARFGFAALYLSHRDVLAAVEELAAVLRTDEFAHPRFAVLQAIT encoded by the coding sequence GTGACCACCCGAAAACTGACCGATCCGTCGTACGCCGATGCTCTCGACCACGCCACCGACCTCGGGGCCACCCACGAGCGCTTCCTGCTGCCGCCGGGGAGAATCTATCTCGACGGGAACTCGCTGGGTGCCCTGCCGGCGGGTGTGCCGGAGCGCGTGGCCCGGGCGATCCGGCACGAATGGGGCGACGGACTGATCGGCTCCTGGCTCGATGCCGGCTGGGCCGGCCTGGCCGACGGCGTCGCGGCGAAGCTGGCCCCGCTGCTCGGCGTCGACCCGGCGGACATCCAACTCGGAGACTCGACGTCGGTCACTCTCTTCAAGACGCTCTACGCGGCCTGCCGGCGCCGGCCGGACCGGCGGACGATTCTGGTGGACCCGACGACCTTCCCGACCGACGGCTACGTCGCCCGTGGGGTTGCAGACGCCCTCGGGCTCGAGCTCCGCTGGTCCGAGCCGGGCGACCCGGCGGCCGCGCTCGACGAACACGTAGCCGTTCTGCTGGTCAACCACGTCGACTTCCGCACCGGCGCGCTCCTCGACCTGCGCGAGACCGCTCGCGCCGCGCACGCCGCCGGCGCGCTGCTACTTGCGGACATCTGCCACTCGGCCGGATCGGTCCCGATGACCCTGCTCGACGACGATGTCGATCTAGCGGTCGGGTGCACCTACAAGTACCTGAACGGAGGGCCCGGCGCCCCAGCGTTCGGCTGGGTGACACCGCGGTTGCACGCGGGGCTCACGCATCCCATCCCCGGATGGTGGGGGCACGCCGAACCGTTCGCCATGTCGCTGGAGTATCAGCCCGCCGCGGGCGCGGCCCGGATGGCATCCGGCACTCCCCCGGTGATCGCGCTGACCGCTCTCGACGCCGCCCTTGACGCCTTCGCCGGCGTGGAGCCGGCGGCGCTGCGGGCCCGATCATTGTCGCTGACCGATTACTTCATCGCATTGGTCGACGACCAGTGCGGCACCTCGGTCGAGGTGGTGACACCGCGGGACGGGCACCGGCGAGGGAGCCAGGTCTCACTGCGGCACCCGGCCGCGTACGGCGTGGTGCAAGCCCTGATCGCACGCGGCGTGGTCGGCGACTTCCGCGCCCCGGACATCGCACGCTTCGGGTTCGCCGCGCTCTACCTCAGCCACCGCGACGTACTGGCCGCGGTGGAGGAGCTGGCCGCGGTATTGCGCACCGATGAGTTCGCACACCCACGATTCGCGGTCCTGCAGGCCATCACCTGA